One window of Fusarium keratoplasticum isolate Fu6.1 chromosome 2, whole genome shotgun sequence genomic DNA carries:
- a CDS encoding AB hydrolase-1 domain-containing protein, giving the protein MTVALHSGDLLADMIAVDNAPVAHILEDNFAGYIEGMHKVESANVTRRSQADKILEEHEKSPVVRQFLLGNLDRLESDGTLRFRIPLHILGQSWQNLGHFPYDNPCETEFDKPALFIRGTQSNYITDDDLVPISQFFPNFSLTDIDAGHWVISEQPEAFTKGQFAFTHRNGYLTRAVVAGKRDAPLDQQLAETLALGMGFNQEGTQPGRILHHLIPAEQNASDRARDPMLGA; this is encoded by the exons ATGACCGTTGCTCTACATTCGGGCGACCTCCTGGCTGACATGATCGCCGTCGACAACGCCCCGGTCGCCCACATCTTGGAAGACAACTTTGCAGGATACATCGAAGGTATGCACAAGGTTGAGAGCGCCAATGTCACCCGGAGATCACAAGCGGACAAGATTTTGGAAGAGCATGAGAAA TCGCCTGTGGTCAGACAGTTCCTGCTGGGTAATTTGGACCGGCTAGAAAGTGACGGAACCTTGAGGTTTCGTATCCCTCTCCATATCCTTGGCCAGTCGTGGCAGAACTTGGGGCACTTTCCTTACGACAACCCCTGCGAGACCGAGTTTGACAAGCCTGCTCTGTTTATACGCGGCACTCAGAGCAACTACATCACGGATGACGATCTTGTGCCCATTTCTCAGTTCTTCCCCAATTTTAGTCTAACTGATATTGACGCCGGCCACTGGGTGATATCCGAACAACCAGAAGCCTTTACTAAAGGTCAGTTTGCCTTCACTCATCGAAATGGTTATCTGACACGTG CCGTGGTCGCGGGCAAACGTGATGCACCTCTGGACCAACAGCTTGCCGAGACCCTGGCCCTTGGCATGGGGTTCAACCAAGAGGGCACACAGCCTGGCCGCATTCTCCACCACCTGATCCCTGCAGAGCAGAACGCATCCGACCGAGCGAGGGATCCGATGCTCGGGGCGTAG
- a CDS encoding Fungal-trans domain-containing protein, with protein MALSDENANASSLQATETNQTAGEGSTKATGRSPNPRPATFLRPQVHRRADMRENSKRARQERRQQRASRASTSPAQSQAGSAESELPQASSDAYKSSGQNSVSTQANLEPCLFQTDLETSQSQLEVLMLEPDASSLPLDPTDTLPLSSTSLSQATSEPPQVQAASDIQSLWYQSLPRFIKPPTPIIAPDDLVFLRSKGALTIPDTDQQDALIRAYLEHVHPLLPLINVEDFIQSITEGNDTQSQASLLFFQAIMFAGSAYVELSVLKKAGFKSRKEALKAFYHRARILYDFDIESDGLAIIPSLLLMTFWCGGADGNKNTWYWMDIAVSQVFRHSLNVDPELGKSTMPPGVLKLRRRIWWSCFIRDRLTSFGMKRTPRIRDEYFNVPMLEISDFRSEDSLGKNMARLQRVCSYFGNENRRTTLARLCIAQASLCRCLRYTGAAPLPQQPDGFTTLSSIDPTLPLDDRSFAACQRDLLEWYDTLCHGDKYQPILAGDIHADGSANMELNRAVLHMVYHAGVLDLHRSRIYNAGVTPCEMELSKTFVQHSAKRISKITSNIQDLGLDRFLPMTVLSTTISAISVHLKEIRGEFVADILNANENYQRCLRVIESVKEIYCAADFAQVATEFSVLGLDQNDRSSNPVASWDFGQASAWDGTLGVSPVGEQFVVPDCIESGVAIPNSLGLLPFERFLEGFDSENVECV; from the exons ATGGCACTATCGGACGAGAACGCGAATGCTAGCAGCCTGCAGGCCACCGAGACAAACCAGACAGCCGGCGAGGGATCTACCAAGGCTACCGGCCGGTCTCCTAACCCTCGACCTGCCACCTTCCTACGCCCCCAAGTACA TCGCCGCGCGGACAT GCGAGAGAATTCGAAACGCGCTCGACAGGAGCGACGGCAGCAGAGGGCTAGTCGTGCTTCCACAAGCCCTGCGCAATCACAAGCTGGATCGGCCGAATCCGAGCTGCCTCAAGCCTCGAGCGATGCCTATAAATCCTCGGGTCAGAATAGCGTTTCAACTCAGGCAAACCTAGAACCATGTCTTTTCCAGACCGACTTGGAAACGTCTCAATCTCAACTCGAAGTCCTGATGCTGGAACCGGATGCGTCTTCCTTACCGCTCGACCCGACTGATACGTTACCACTATCATCCACCTCTCTCTCCCAAGCAACTAGCGAACCCCCACAAGTCCAAGCTGCCTCCGATATTCAATCGTTATGGTATCAATCCCTGCCGCGATTCATCAAGCCTCCAACACCCATCATAGCACCTGACGATCTAGTCTTCCTGCGGTCGAAAGGGGCTCTAACAATTCCTGATACCGACCAACAAGACGCATTAATCCGGGCTTATCTTGAACACGTGCATCCACTGCTGCCGCTCATCAACGTGGAGGACTTTATCCAATCCATTACTGAGGGAAACGACACGCAATCACAAGCcagcttgctcttcttccaagCTATCATGTTTGCTGGTTCCGCATACGTCGAGTTGAGTGTCCTCAAGAAGGCAGGCTTCAAGTCACGAAAGGAGGCACTCAAGGCCTTTTATCATAGAGCCCGG ATACTCTACGATTTCGATATCGAGTCAGACGGCCTCGCTATCATTCCATCGCTCCTACTCATGACGTTCTGGTGCGGCGGCGCTGATGGCAACAAGAATACGTGGTACTGGATGGATATCGCCGTGTCACAGGTTTTTAGACATTCCCTGAACGTGGACCCCGAACTTGGCAAATCTACCATGCCACCTGGTGTCCTGAAGCTCCGTCGCCGCATCTGGTGGTCGTGTTTCATCCGGGATAGATTGACCTCGTTTGGCATGAAACGAACCCCCAGGATACGGGACGAGTATTTCAATGTCCCGATGCTTGAAATCTCAGACTTTAGATCCGAGGACTCGCTTGGTAAGAACATGGCGCGACTCCAAAGGGTGTGTTCCTACTTTGGCAATGAAAACAGGCGGACGACTCTGGCAAGGCTCTGTATTGCGCAGGCCAGCCTTTGCAGATGCTTGAGATACACCGGTGCAGCTCCCTTGCCCCAACAGCCTGACGGCTTCACGACGCTATCCTCGATAGATCCCACGCTTCCATTGGATGACCGATCCTTTGCTGCATGTCAACGGGACCTTTTGGAGTGGTACGACACGCTATGCCACGGCGACAAGTACCAGCCCATCTTGGCTGGTGACATCCACGCCGATGGAAGTGCCAACATGGAGTTGAATCGCGCAGTGCTGCACATGGTCTACCATGCTGGAGTTCTTGACCTCCACCGGTCAAGAATCTACAATGCAGGAGTAACCCCCTGCGAGATGGAGCTATCCAAGACATTTGTCCAGCACTCGGCCAAGCGCATTTCGAAAATAACCAGCAACATCCAAGATCTTGGTCTCGATCGCTTTCTCCCCATGACGGTGTTGAGCACaaccatctcggccatctcagTCCACCTGAAGGAGATCCGAGGCGAGTTTGTAGCGGATATCTTGAATGCCAACGAGAACTACCAGCGCTGCCTCCGAGTCATTGAATCCGTCAAGGAGATATACTGCGCTGCCGACTTCGCCCAGGTTGCCACCGAGTTCTCCGTCTTGGGCTTAGACCAGAATGACCGAAGCTCTAATCCTGTCGCCTCGTGGGACTTCGGCCAGGCTTCGGCATGGGATGGCACTCTTGGCGTTTCTCCGGTAGGTGAACAGTTTGTGGTACCTGACTGTATCGAAAGTGGAGTTGCAATACCGAACTCGTTGGGCCTGTTACCCTTTGAGCGCTTTCTGGAGGGTTTCGATAGTGAGAATGTCGAGTGTGTCTAG
- a CDS encoding PKS-ER domain-containing protein, translating to MGQQKRTMKAVVFDGPFKVSLQDRPVPQLEHDQDVIIKVGATALCGSELHVYRGHQKSGTGFIMGHEFTGTVVEVGPTVKSVQVGDQVVVPFTVSCGKCYYCQNHATSRCKESQLFGSASLDGGQAEFVRVPHADGTVVKAPSTVPEQALVLMADIFPTGYFGVRSAIDMLPTPDFHELTVLVIGCGPVGLCAIAAAAHYRPRHLFAIDSVSSRLEQAQRLGAKPLNFLTDKEGMHARVKEATEGRGADVAIEVVGLSPALRTAFDLIRPFGIISSIGVHNAEIPWTGNEAYNKNVRLQMGRCPVRSIFPEALTLLEKKHHLLAFMLGNVLPLSEAVIGYDDFEQAKVHKIIFKP from the exons ATGGGTCAGCAAAAACGAACTATGAAGGCCGTCGTCTTTGACGGTCCTTTCAAGGTTTCTCTGCAGGACCGTCCAGTTCCCCAGC TCGAGCATGATCAGGACGTCATCATCAAAGTCGGTGCCACCGCGCTATGCGGCTC GGAGCTGCACGTCTACCGTGGACATCAGAAGTCGGGCactggcttcatcatggggCACGAGTTCACCGGTACAGTCGTCGAAGTTGGCCCAACTGTCAAGTCTGTGCAAGTTGGTGATCAAGTTGTCGTGCCTTTCACCGTCTCTTG CGGAAAGTGCTACTACTGCCAGAACCATGCAACATCTCGCTGCAAAGAAAGTCAGCTTTTCGGCTCAGCTAGTCTGGATGGGGGGCAGGCTGAGTTTGTCCGAGTCCCTCACGCGGACGGGACAGTCGTAAAAGCTCCTTCTACTGTTCCCGAACAGGCCCTAGTTCTGATGGCTGATATTTTTCCTACCGGTTATTTCGGAGTAAGAAGCGCCATCGATATGCTTCCTACTCCGGACTTCCACGAGTTGACGGTTCTAGTAATCGGATGCGGACCTGTTGGGCTATGTGCCATTGCCGCCGCAGCTCATTACCGACCACGCCACCTGTTTGCGATAGACAGCGTGAGCAGTCGGCTTGAGCAGGCCCAGAGACTGGGCGCAAAGCCCTTGAACTTTTTAACAGACAAGGAAGGCATGCATGCTCGAGTCAAGGAGGCCACCGAGGGTCGTGGGGCTGACGTAGCCATCGAGGTTGTTGGCCTGTCCCCCGCCTTGCGGACTGCTTTTGATCTCATCCGCCCTTTCGGCATCATAAGCAGCATAGGTGTGCATAATGCCGAG ATACCATGGACGGGCAATGAAGCGTACAA TAAGAACGTTCGTCTCCAGATGGGGCGCTGTCCCGTACGCAGCATTTTCCCGGAGGCGCTCACGcttctcgagaagaagcaccATCTTCTAGC ATTCATGCTTGGGAATGTCCTGCCACTTTCTGAGGCTGTGATTGGTTACGACGACTtcgagcaggccaaggtgcACAAGATTATTTTCAAGCCCTAG
- a CDS encoding FAD-binding domain protein: MKLANHLTGDIVCLGPSSMVTIRDYPSMLKEYNEKQYDIGAYYYAKDGELVSGPIGMEWNREGIAEHAALPLRVGGFISRADLSDMFYGQVKRLGIDIRFETGVASYEETSENATVVTQGGERIMGDVVIAADGLSTKSHAMTIGQPTRAVPSGYAIVRGMYPVSLIQDNPIIKQALPKAGQHPFTCLYTGIGWMRPDDGSADENWSTTISREEIAAKMDADWDPLDLECMKNVPEGTLIDWKLCWRNPQPCWSSKQGRIIQIGDASHSFIPSSGNGAVMAIEDGLSLAECLRLGRKEGISKAVKAHEKLRYQRVALMQRVGFVNGRFVHRDMRDVNKEERAPFWTGKWLWAHNPEHYARANFRGVVNAIESGAEWTNTNLPPGHKFETWTMDDEVKKDKAGIHYDSLKYNGDWEAI; this comes from the exons ATGAAGCTCGCTAATCACTTAACAGGGGACATCGTTTGTCTTGGGCCCTCGTCAATGGTTACAATCCGCGACTATCCATCGATGCTGAAGGAATACAATGAGAAGCAGTATGACATTGGCGCATATTACTATGCAAAGGACGGCGAGCTTGTTTCAGGTCCCATTGGGATGGAGTGGAATCGCGAGGGCATTGCGGAACACGCTGCTCTCCCACTCCGGGTTGGAGGCTTCATATCTCGTGCAGACCTTTCCGATATGTTCTACGGCCAAGTCAAGAGACTCGGCATCGATATTCGCTTCGAAACGGGGGTGGCAAGCTACGAAGAGACCTCGGAGAACGCAACTGTCGTAACCCAGGGCGGGGAACGCATCATGGGAGATGTTGTCATCGCCGCCGATGGGCTCAGCACCAAGTCTCATGCTATGACGATTGGCCAGCCAACTCGTGCGGTTCCCAGCGGCTATGCCATTGTTCGGGGCATGTATCCGGTTTCTCTGATTCAGGACAACCCGATTATCAAGCAAGCCCTGCCCAAGGCGGGACAACACCCCTTCACGTGTTTGTACACTGG TATAGGATGGATGCGACCG GATGATGGGTCGGCTGATGAGAATTGGTCAACTACCATTTCCAGAGAGGAAATcgctgccaagatggacgCTGACTGGGATCCCTTGGATTTGGAATGCATGAAGAATGTACCTGAGGGAACGCTCATCGATTGGAAACTGTGCTGGAGGAACCCGCAGCCCTGCTGGTCCTCTAAGCAAGGCCGCATCATCCAGATTGGCGATGCCTCCCACAGCTTCATCCCCTCGTCCGGCAATGGTGCTGTCATGGCTATCGAAGACGGCCTTTCTCTGGCCGAATGTCTGAGACTGGGACGCAAGGAGGGTATCTCCAAGGCGGTCAAGGCTCACGAAAAGCTCCG CTATCAACGCGTTGCCTTGATGCAACGTGTCGGATTTGTCAACGGGCGATTCGTCCATCGGGACATGAGAGATGTCAATAAGGAGGAAAGAGCCCCATTTTGGACTGGCAAGTGGCTCTGGGCGCACAACCCTGAGCATTATGCTCGTGCAAACTTCCGTGGCGTCGTCAATGCCATTGAGTCGGGTGCCGAGTGGACAAACACCAATCTGCCGCCCGGGCATAAGTTCGAAACCTGGACCATGGACGACGAagtcaagaaggacaaggctgGTATTCACTATGACAGCCTGAAGTACAACGGAGACTGGGAGGCAATTTAA
- a CDS encoding MFS domain-containing protein — protein MPRQHSDTLTEAEKQLHDQINILPKRQLISCLGIVSLAALLSFIDQNGIPIALPTVAADLDARDTISWAGTSSLLANTAFQMLYGRLSDIFGRKSIFITALLLLAIAQLVCGFSSGPAMFYVFRGLAGIGIGGITNLINIIISDVVTLDQRGKYQGIIGSMVGLGSVIGPFLAAAFISRATWRWFFWTLAPIGVLTALLAYLYLPSRVPETTFKEGVKKIDYLGTLTLSTGTIFLLIPISGGGAYFPWDSPMVISMLAIGLVSMFLFVIVEWKVADLPMIPVTVYRNPTIVLLLAQSFLLGFVYQSMIYYIPIYLQNARRFTLIKSAAVFVPLVGIQAVMSTLSGLWITRFKLYAVVIRFGFGIWTLGAGLALLYDRHISAGIIILGLLIIGVGVGCVFQPTLVAMQAHSTKARRAIIISSRNFNRCAGGACGLAVSAAVLQARLRVTLPAEYSYLAESTYSLPDLKGGIPPSVMDAYMVGSHMVFILQVPLIGLCFLGSMFIRDRGLAAKDERPATDMLGHRDE, from the exons ATGCCTCGCCAACACTCCGACACCCTCACCGAGGCAGAAAAACAACTCCACGACCAAATCAACATTCTCCCCAAGCGACAGCTCATCTCCTGCTTGGGGATCGTATCCCTAGCCGCTCTGCTCTCTTTCATCGACCAAAATGGCATACCAATAGCTTTGCCCACCGTTGCTGCCGACCTCGATGCCCGGGACACCATATCCTGGGCTGGCACTTCCTCTCTCCTTGCCAATACTGCCTTCCAGATGCTATATGGCCGGTTGTCAGATATATTCGGCCGGAAGTCTATCTTCATCACGGCTCTACTACTTCTCGCTATCGCCCAGCTTGTTTGTGGCTTCAGCAGTGGCCCAGCTATGTTTTACGTTTTCCGCGGCCTGGCgggcatcggcatcggcgGAATCACCAATCTTATCAATATTATCATCTCGGATGTGGTGACATTGGATCAAAGGGGCAAGTATCAAGGCATCATAGGGAGCATGGTTGGCCTGGGGAGCGTCATAGGACCCTTTCTTGCCGCAGCGTTCATCTCAAGGGCTACCTGGAGATGGTTCTTTTGGACGCTGGCGCCTATTGGCGTATTGACCGCATTGCTGGCGTACCTCTATCTGCCATCCAGGGTTCCTGAAACGACATTCAAGGAGGGTGTCAAGAAGATTGATTATTTGGGCACGTTGACCTTATCGACCGGCACAATCTTCCTACTCATTCCTATCTCGGGCGGCGGCGCCTACTTTCCTTGGGACTCACCCATGGTGATCTCTATGCTTGCCATAGGCCTTGTATCAATGTTTCTATTTGTGATTGTAGAGTGGAAGGTTGCCGACCTCCCAATGATTCCTG TAACTGTATACCGCAATCCTACCATCGTCCTGCTCCTGGCTCAGAGCTTCCTCCTTGGCTTTGTATATCAGTCCATGATATATTACATCCCTATCTACCTCCAGAACGCTCGCAGATTTACCCTGATCAAATCCGCCGCCGTCTTCGTTCCTCTGGTCGGCATCCAAGCAGTCATGTCCACTCTCTCAGGCCTTTGGATCACTCGGTTCAAACTCTACGCAGTCGTTATCCGTTTCGGCTTCGGCATATGGACCCT TGGTGCTGGGCTGGCTTTGCTTTATGACAGGCATATAAGTGCGGGTATAATAATCTTAGgccttctcatcatcggagTTGGCGTGGGCTGCGTGTTTCAGCCGACCCTCGTTGCCATGCAGGCTCATTCTACCAAGGCTAGGCGGGCCATCATCATATCAAGTCGTAACTTTAATCGCTGCGCCGGCGGCGCATGTGGTCTCGCCGTTTCGGCGGCGGTCTTGCAAGCACGGCTTCGAGTAACGCTCCCGGCGGAGTACTCCTACTTGGCTGAGTCCACATACTCCTTGCCTGATCTCAAGGGCGGAATTCCACCGTCAGTGATGGATGCGTACATGGTAGGCAGTCATATGGTGTTCATCTTGCAAGTACCACTCATTGGGCTGTGCTTCTTGGGCTCCATGTTTATCAGGGACAGGGGTCTTGCCGCAAAAGATGAACGACCAGCAACCGACATGCTTGGTCACCGCGATGAATAA